Genomic DNA from Vreelandella subglaciescola:
TCGCCGATCAAAATCGCCGAGAGCGAATACCAGCCAAAGCCTGCGGCCATGGCGAGCCCCTCGTTCCAGCTAAGCGATAGCAGAGGGGCGGCCAGAAGCCCGGCCAGCAGTGAGCTGGCGGCAAGGGTTAGCGCAATGGCAAGCCCGGTGCGGTTGAGCAGAATCTGCCTGAGTGGCATGCCCGAGTTACGCAGCTGGCAGCCAATCAGTGCGAGCAGCACATATAGCACCCACTCGGCGAGGGTTTCGGCATGGCTGAACAGCGCTTTGCCGAGCACCGGGCCGAGGAGCACGCCGGCGGTAACGCCAAGCGCCACCACGCCCACCAGCAACAGCGAGCCCTGCATGGCGGCAAACTTGCTGACCGGCGCGTTTTTGACCGAGGGCGAGGTGCCCGCGTGCAGCGCCAGCCGGCGCGAAAGCCACCATAGCGCTACGAGGTTGAAGGCGCTGGTTAGCGTAAACAGCAGCAGCGCGTTACCGCCCAGTCGCGACAGCTGGCTAGAGAGGTTTTCAATCCCCGCCAGGCTTATGCCCATCAGCAGCAGTATCGCGTACACCGAGCCATTCACCGCGTGGTTGATGGTGCCCTGCAGGCGCTTTGAGCGAACGCGGACGAGATAGCCCACCACGAGCGGCAATAAAACGATCAGTAATCCGGAAAACATGATGGCGTACGGCGTTCCTTATTGGCGGTTTAGCTGGGTCAGCGTGATGTGTGTTTCACGCTTGCCGTCTTTCCAGTAGCTGGCGTCGACAATCAGGCCGGGGTAATCGGGCTGGTAGCTGATGCGGGTTTCGCGGTCGGTTTTTTCGGCGTCCAGCAGCACCACGGTCAGCGCTTCAAAGGTGCCGGCGGGCACCTTTATCTGCCGCGTGCCGGCGGCGTAATACTCGAAGTTTTCATCGCGCCCGCG
This window encodes:
- a CDS encoding lysine exporter LysO family protein → MFSGLLIVLLPLVVGYLVRVRSKRLQGTINHAVNGSVYAILLLMGISLAGIENLSSQLSRLGGNALLLFTLTSAFNLVALWWLSRRLALHAGTSPSVKNAPVSKFAAMQGSLLLVGVVALGVTAGVLLGPVLGKALFSHAETLAEWVLYVLLALIGCQLRNSGMPLRQILLNRTGLAIALTLAASSLLAGLLAAPLLSLSWNEGLAMAAGFGWYSLSAILIGDQLGPLMGGVAFFNDLARELLAFVLIPLVIHRHAALAIGYGGATSMDFTLPVIQQHGGVACVPVAVVSGFILSLLSPPLILFLLSL